From the Paraflavitalea soli genome, the window ATCTGACACGTTGGTGATCTTCCTTTTTTCGGTCCAGTCTTTGGTACCGGGATCATATACGAGCAGGTCATTCAAAGCGGTACCATTGTTATTACCACTGCACACATAAGCCTTGTTGTCTATTACAAATGCGGTAGCAGCGGATCTTCTGCGGTTCATACTTTTTACCTGCTCCCAGGTGTCGGTACCGGGTGAATAGGCATACATATCCTGCAGATCGCTGCCATCATACCCCGAACCTACATACCCTTTATCGCCGAGGGTAAAAGCTACGGCATTGTAGCGTGCTGACCCGGGGAAGGGTTTAACAGGGGCCCAGGTATTGGCTACGGGATCGAATGCATACATATCGTTAAATTCATCGTACCCATCTGTACCTGTACCTACATAGCCTTTGTTGCCCACCGCGAAGGCAATGGCGGAGTTCCTGGCAACACCGGGGAATTCTTTCATGCGGGTCCAATAATCGCGATCTAAATCGTATTCCCACAGGTCATTATAACGTTTTGTGGCAGATACGCCGGTGCCTATATAAGCCTTATCACCAATGGTAAACAATATTGCTTCACTCCTGGCATCGCTTTCAAAGTCTTTGCTTATAGACCAGTTGCCAATCAGGTCATCGTCGTTATTTGTACTCTTGGTACAGCCGGGCACC encodes:
- a CDS encoding Kelch repeat-containing protein, with protein sequence MMKQIAVYAAALLIVSTPVLLVPGCTKSTNNDDDLIGNWSISKDFESDARSEAILFTIGDKAYIGTGVSATKRYNDLWEYDLDRDYWTRMKEFPGVARNSAIAFAVGNKGYVGTGTDGYDEFNDMYAFDPVANTWAPVKPFPGSARYNAVAFTLGDKGYVGSGYDGSDLQDMYAYSPGTDTWEQVKSMNRRRSAATAFVIDNKAYVCSGNNNGTALNDLLVYDPGTKDWTEKRKITNVSDETYDDDYSGIARYNAVSFVMNNKGYLATGTTGGYASTVWEYDATADQWTRKTDFEGKVREGALGMTLKNRGFVLTGRNGSEYYYNMFEFHPADEQNDDDNQ